From the genome of Deltaproteobacteria bacterium:
TTTCCAGGGGCGATCTATGGCGGCCCACTCAGCTTGTTCGCTGAATCATTTTTCGCCAAACACTTGGGCTTAGTCAGAGAGTTGCCGATTCCGGTGGACGGTTTCTATTCCGGCGGCTTCGTCGATAAGCTCGAACGGGAACGGCGCTACGGCAATGTTTACACCGTGGAGGACCGGGGCGGCGCCTATCTCGTGCGTCTGGAGTTTCCTCGCTGGGTGCCGGAGATCGGCGTTGCGCGCCGCGATCAAATGCCTGATGAAATGCCCGACTACGATTATGATCTAGCGCTTAAAGATGGACAGTTGGTAGTTAAGGGCAAGTGTCTAGATGAAAACGTGCGGAAAATCTCCTCCAGCGTCGGCGCCTTTCCGCCGGAGTTTACCACCATCATTCCTTTCCAACAGCGAATCAGCGGATTCGCACACCAGTTCGGGAATAAGCTCCTCGAAGTGATGCTGGTAAAGGCTTAGCTGGTTGCGTAGGCGAGCAGTGATCGATAGCGAATCTAAAACGAAACCGAATCCGATGGAAAAGCCACAGGGTCGCGAAAGCACCTGTGGCTTTTTTGCGTCTGGCGAAAACCTGCGCTTTCGGCCGATGACGATGGCTGACATCGATGAGATTATGGTCATCGAGCGCAGCGCTTATCGCTTTCCTTGGAGCCAAGGTTTCTTTCTCCAAGAGCTTCAAGTGACTTGTGCGCGCTCGATCCTGGCCGAAGCCGACGGCAAAATCGTGGGCTATGCTCTCTACTGGCTGCTGCCGGAGATGATCGATATCCACAATCTTGCCACGCACATCGATTATCGCCGGCGCGGTATCGGGCGCTTACTTCTGACCCAAATTTTGGCCCAGGCATCGGCTCAACTTATTAGTCGAGTGACACTTGAGGTTCGGAAGTCTAATTCACCAGCGCAAAGGCTTTATGAGTCCTGCGGTTTTCTCACCACGGGAGTCCGAAAAGGCTATTATTCGGACAACGGCGAAGACGCCCTAGCGAT
Proteins encoded in this window:
- the rimI gene encoding ribosomal-protein-alanine N-acetyltransferase; the encoded protein is MEKPQGRESTCGFFASGENLRFRPMTMADIDEIMVIERSAYRFPWSQGFFLQELQVTCARSILAEADGKIVGYALYWLLPEMIDIHNLATHIDYRRRGIGRLLLTQILAQASAQLISRVTLEVRKSNSPAQRLYESCGFLTTGVRKGYYSDNGEDALAMTLDVPHIG